In the genome of Croceimicrobium hydrocarbonivorans, one region contains:
- a CDS encoding porin family protein yields MKRLTAILLTLSFGYPIMAKNDGSGKDQKDIPIPEWQIGLVVTDIVIPSLTLDASIEVAPRNHIGIRLASPQYQSFSDYDLYQRSNWAFKGGIYHKIFMPLDEYDMFTFRHGVRFGISELEFEATVWDPYQNNGNTYLEYRDVSYSDQPISLGYEIMAGWQNNFKSLYFEIYFGLSYEFINNASDLKAIEYKGEDFSLDYFGPGYEYNSSIRPVMGLVIGLTDPY; encoded by the coding sequence ATGAAACGACTCACTGCTATCCTTTTAACCTTATCGTTTGGCTATCCCATAATGGCAAAGAATGATGGGTCTGGCAAAGACCAGAAAGATATCCCAATCCCCGAATGGCAGATTGGCCTGGTGGTTACGGATATAGTTATACCTTCATTAACGCTGGATGCCAGTATTGAAGTGGCCCCTCGAAATCATATTGGTATTCGCTTGGCCAGTCCGCAGTATCAGTCCTTCTCCGACTATGATCTATACCAACGTAGCAATTGGGCCTTTAAAGGAGGTATCTATCATAAGATTTTTATGCCTTTGGATGAATATGATATGTTCACCTTTCGCCACGGAGTTCGCTTCGGAATTTCTGAATTGGAATTCGAAGCCACGGTTTGGGACCCTTATCAAAACAATGGCAATACCTATTTAGAATATCGGGATGTAAGCTATAGCGATCAACCCATTAGCCTGGGTTATGAGATAATGGCGGGCTGGCAGAACAACTTCAAAAGCTTGTATTTCGAAATCTATTTCGGCCTGAGCTACGAGTTCATAAACAATGCTTCTGATCTTAAAGCTATTGAATATAAGGGTGAAGATTTCAGCTTGGATTACTTCGGGCCGGGCTATGAATACAATAGCAGCATTCGCCCGGTAATGGGACTGGTAATAGGTTTAACTGATCCTTATTAA
- the rpsT gene encoding 30S ribosomal protein S20, translated as MANHKSALKRIRANEKKRVLNRYQHKTARNAVRALREETDKGAAAKRLPEVIAMVDKLAKKNIIHDKKASNLKSSLTLYVNGL; from the coding sequence ATGGCAAATCACAAGTCCGCATTAAAAAGAATTCGCGCTAATGAAAAAAAGCGTGTGTTGAATCGCTACCAGCATAAAACTGCTCGTAATGCTGTTCGTGCCTTACGTGAAGAAACCGATAAGGGTGCTGCTGCAAAACGTCTTCCAGAAGTAATTGCTATGGTAGATAAATTAGCGAAGAAAAACATCATTCATGATAAGAAAGCTTCTAACTTGAAGTCTAGCTTAACTTTATACGTGAACGGCTTGTAG
- a CDS encoding YggS family pyridoxal phosphate-dependent enzyme has translation MSIAENLVQIKAGLAADVQLVAVSKTKPNSAIQEAYEAGQRVFGENRIQEMSDKAEALPKDIEWHMIGHVQDNKIKYMAPFVSMVHGMDKEKRIKTLNKEASKVDRRIDCLVQIHIAEEDSKFGFDYDEAKALFSKDLESLYPNVRICGLMGMATFTDNEDQVRKEFRGLSQFFHQLKQELFEKDYFKVLSMGMSGDYKIAMEEGSTMVRIGSSIFGARN, from the coding sequence ATGTCGATAGCAGAGAATTTAGTTCAAATCAAAGCCGGATTGGCGGCAGATGTTCAATTAGTAGCGGTTTCTAAAACCAAACCAAACTCAGCCATCCAGGAGGCCTATGAGGCCGGTCAGCGCGTTTTTGGAGAGAATCGTATCCAGGAGATGAGCGATAAGGCTGAAGCTCTTCCTAAGGACATTGAGTGGCATATGATTGGCCATGTTCAGGACAATAAGATCAAGTATATGGCTCCCTTTGTTTCCATGGTCCATGGTATGGATAAGGAGAAGCGCATTAAAACCTTAAATAAGGAAGCTTCCAAAGTAGATCGCCGCATTGATTGCCTGGTGCAAATTCACATCGCAGAGGAAGACAGCAAATTTGGTTTCGATTATGATGAGGCCAAAGCATTGTTCAGTAAAGACCTCGAAAGTCTTTATCCAAATGTTCGTATTTGTGGCTTGATGGGGATGGCGACATTCACCGATAATGAGGACCAGGTACGAAAAGAGTTCCGTGGCCTAAGCCAATTTTTTCATCAGCTTAAGCAGGAACTCTTTGAGAAGGACTATTTTAAAGTGCTCAGTATGGGAATGAGCGGAGATTATAAAATCGCAATGGAAGAGGGTTCTACCATGGTGCGTATTGGCTCCAGTATTTTCGGAGCGCGGAATTAA
- a CDS encoding LVIVD repeat-containing protein codes for MKKYISILAIAFLWSCQSDSSSDTSNGGGAGQGGSLARFTIAGDHLYAVHNQSLNVFDISNNANAIYLSKQELFTTVETIFTRDSNTIFIGSTSGMFIYDVSSAPSIQRLSTYQHIVSCDPVVANEDYAYVTLRSDQTNNFCWRGVNQLDIVDIRDLSNPQLVSSFPMVSPRGLGLYGDTLMVCDEGLKVLNVADPNAIKLIDVDEDFKAIDLIPYGNLIIAVAEDGLSQYRYHKGKLNLLSRL; via the coding sequence ATGAAAAAGTATATCAGTATTCTGGCCATCGCATTCTTATGGTCATGTCAATCCGACTCCAGTAGCGACACTTCTAATGGTGGAGGCGCTGGTCAAGGTGGAAGCTTAGCTCGATTTACCATTGCCGGAGACCATCTCTATGCAGTGCATAACCAGAGCCTCAATGTCTTTGACATTTCCAATAATGCCAATGCCATCTACCTGAGTAAGCAAGAATTGTTTACCACCGTTGAAACAATCTTTACCCGTGATAGTAACACCATTTTTATTGGCTCTACTTCTGGGATGTTTATTTATGATGTGAGCAGCGCTCCCAGCATTCAACGATTAAGCACCTATCAACATATTGTTTCCTGCGATCCGGTGGTAGCCAATGAGGACTATGCCTATGTTACCTTACGATCTGATCAAACTAATAACTTCTGTTGGCGCGGGGTAAATCAATTGGATATTGTAGATATCCGCGATTTAAGCAATCCTCAATTGGTAAGCAGCTTCCCAATGGTTAGTCCTCGTGGCCTTGGCCTTTATGGCGATACGCTTATGGTTTGTGATGAGGGATTGAAGGTGCTCAATGTTGCAGATCCCAATGCGATAAAATTGATCGATGTTGATGAAGACTTCAAGGCTATTGACCTTATCCCCTACGGCAATTTAATTATTGCAGTGGCTGAGGATGGTTTAAGTCAATATCGCTACCACAAAGGCAAGCTTAACCTTTTAAGCCGACTCTAA